TGGGAAGGCGCGGCCGGGGTGAGGAACCACAAGTCAGGAAACCTTTTCCGGGGGCCCGAGGCACCACCTTTCGCGGCAGAAGGAGGTGTTTCATGGTCGGGCGTCCCTGGAAGATCGCGGCGGTGTTGGTGTTCCTCGTGAGCGCGGCTGCTCCCGTTTGGGGCCAGGAACCGGTGGAGCCGGAGATCGGCGAGGTGGTGGTAACGGCGACCCGCACCGCCGACCCCGTCGGAGCGGCGACGAAGTCGTTTACGGTCATCACCGCGGAGGAGATCGAGGCGAAGCAGGCGGAGACAGTCCAGGAGGTCCTGCGGACTGTTCCAGGACTTACCGTGAGCCAGTCCGGTGGCCCGGGCACGATCACCTCGACCTTCCTCCGGGGATCAAACTCGGGCCACACCCTCTTTCTGATAGACGGCGTCCCCATCAACAGTCCCATGGGCGGCGCCTTTGACCTGGCCGATCTCACCACCGGCA
The sequence above is drawn from the Candidatus Methylomirabilis sp. genome and encodes:
- a CDS encoding TonB-dependent receptor plug domain-containing protein — protein: MVGRPWKIAAVLVFLVSAAAPVWGQEPVEPEIGEVVVTATRTADPVGAATKSFTVITAEEIEAKQAETVQEVLRTVPGLTVSQSGGPGTITSTFLRGSNSGHTLFLIDGVPINSPMGGAFDLADLTTG